GAGATGATCAGCCGCTTGGTTCGTTGGGGCAAAATGTAGGTCAGCTAACACCCCCGTGAGCTGTCGATTCATCTCCTCGGGAAAAGGAGAGTACTTATTATTCGTTCGTAACCCTGCTTCCACATGCCCAACGGCCACTTGGTTATAAAAAGCAGCCAGACTTGCGACAAAGGTCGTTGCCGTGTCCCCGTGTACCAAGACGAGGTCCGGTTGGACTTTTTTCATGACATCGTCTAAGCCCTCAAGTGCCCGCGTGACAACACTAGTTAGGGTTTGGCGACTCTGCATGACGTCTAAATCATAGTCCGGTGTCACATCAAAGATATCGAGAACTTGATCTAACATTTCCCGGTGTTGGGCCGTGACAGTCACATACGGTTCGATGTGTTCTGGATGTTTTTTAAGTTCGTGTACTAACGGGGCCATTTTGATAGCCTCAGGTCTTGTGCCAAAGATGGACATTACCTTGATTTTTGCCATACTATCTCCGTCTCCTTATTTTGTCCCAAACAAACGATCTCCAGCATCTCCGAGACCTGGGACAATATATCCTTTCTCGTTCAGCTTCTCGTCTACGCCAGCTACGAAAATATCCACGTCTGGGTGTGCTTGTTCCATTTTCTCGATCCCTTCTGGAGCGGCGATTAGACACATGAGCTTGATACTATTGGCACCACGGTTTTTTAGTGACTGAATCGCTTCAACCGCTGACCCTCCAGTGGCAAGCATCGGGTCAATCACGATGAAATCACGTTCCTCTACGTCACTCGGTAATTTAACGTAGTATTCAACGGGCTGTAGGGTTTTCGGGTCTCTATAAAGACCCACGTGTCCCACTTTAGCCGCAGGAATCAGCTTTAGGATACCGTCTACCATGCCGAGACCCGCACGTAGGATGGGAACCAAACCAAGTTTTTTCCCAGCCAAGCGATAGGAGCGACAAACCTCAACAGGGGTCTCCACATCCACCTCTTGTAAAGGCATATCCCGCGTGATCTCATATGCCATTAAGGCTGCCACCTCATCAACAAGCTCCCTGAACTCCTTTGTTCCTGTGTGCTTGTCTCTTATGTACGTTAACTTATGCTGTATCAAAGGATGATCAAATACGTATACTTTAGCCATGTTTATCTCCTTTTCTATTCTTTCTCATACCTTGGGGAGAAATTTGATATCAATATAGTCTTACCACAGTTGTGACCTCCCATTTTCGGGAGGTCACTCATGTCCACCACCTACAAGCATTGACGATATTGTTCGGTAGCGGATGTTTAATTAGGATACAGGTTGTGTTGTATATAGCGGAAAACGTGACGTTAATTGTTGAACGCGTGTCGCCGCTTCATTTTGTTTCTGTTCATCGTCTGGGTGCTTTAGGGTGAGGGCCATAATTTCGGCTATTTCTTGCATGTCAGCCTCCACAAAACCTCGCGTTGTCACAGCCGCCGTTCCTATTCTAATCCCACTCGTCACAAACGGACTTTCAGGGTCAAATGGAATGGTATTCTTATTACAAGTAATACCGATTTCGTCTAGTAGATGTTCTGCTTGTTTTCCTGTCAGATTGACACTCCGTACGTCCAGAAGGATAAGGTGATTGTCAGTCCCATCTGAAACAAGATTCAGACCCTCTTTTTTCAAGCTTTCTGCTAAGTGTTTTGCGTTCGCGACGATTTGCTTCGCATACGCTTTGAAGTCAGGACTAAGGGCTTCTTTGAAAGCGACCGCCTTAGCCGCAATGATATGCATTAATGGACCGCCTTGAACGCCAGGGAAGATCGACTTGTCAATCTTCTTAGCGTACGCTTCCTTGCATAAAATAAGGCCACCTCTAGGTCCGCGTAATGTTTTGTGCGTCGTTGATGTCACGAAATCTGCATAAGGGACTGGCGATGGATGCTCTCCTGTCGCGACTAAACCAGCAATATGCGCCATATCGACCATGAGGTAAGCATCGACCGCATCTGCAATGTCTTTTAACTTTTGAAAGTCAATCACACGAGGGTAAGCACTAGCACCCGCGACGATGAGCTTCGGTTGATGTTCTTTGGCTTTGGCCAGCACGTCATCGTAGTTAATGCGATGTGTCCCCTCTTCTACTCCGTAATCAACAAAGTTGTAGAGTTGTCCTGAAAAGTTAACAGGACTGCCGTGCGTCAAGTGACCCCCATGGGATAAATTCATACCTAAAACGGTATCACCGGGCTCGAGCACTGAAAAGTAAACAGCCATGTTCGCTTGAGCGCCAGAATGAGGTTGTACGTTGGCATGTTCTGCCCCAAACAAAGTCTTCACGCGCTCGCGTGCTAAATTCTCAGCCACATCAACATGTTCACAGCCGCCATAATAGCGACGACCAGGGTACCCTTCAGCATATTTATTTGTCATTATACTGCCCATGGCTTCTAAAACTGATTCTGAAACAAAATTCTCGGATGCGATGAGCTCAATCTTTTCCTTTTGTCTTTTACGTTCGTCTTCAATAGAGGCAAAAATATCAGGGTCTTTCTCTTGTAAGATGGACATTCCCTTCACTCCTTCTCTCCTCTTTTAAACCTATTTCTTTTGTTAGTTATACACCTTTAAGCGCTGCTTGTCCACAGTCTATCGTAAGAGATTTTTTAACATTTTTATTTACGGTAGATGTCCCTTTGTATACCGCCGTTTATTCTCTTTCCTGCACAAGTTCATAAGTGGCCCTGGCGCCACCGATAAGTTTAGGCCTTGTGATCGCCATGGTCACGTGAGCATGCCCTATACTCTTGATTTCACTACGAATAGGAACGGCGACACGCTTTAGATGCATGCCGATCAAGGTATCCCCTATATCAATGCCGGCCTCTGCTTGTACTTCTTCTACCATTACAGGGTCACTCAACGCATGATAGGCGTATGAGGCCATGGCACCCCCAGCCTGAGGGACAGGTACCACTGTGACTTCTTCATACCCGCGCTGGAGAGCCGTGTGCCGCTCGACCACTAGAGCTCGGTTAAGATGTTCACAGCATTGAAAGGCCATCTGAAAGCCATGTTGCTGTTGCATGTTAGCAATGGCTTGAAAGATAGCGGAGGCGACCCCTTCTGTTCCCGCTGTACCGATGCGGGCACCGAGTACTTCACTCGTACTCACACCAAAAACAATCAATTGATGGGGTTGTAAGGGGAACTGACTGTGTAAGGCCTCGAGCGCTTGCTTCGTTTGATGATAAAGCTCATCTCTGAGCGCTTGGTCTGCCATCACGTTCACCGCGCTTCTACATCGGAAACTTTTTGAATACGTCGCGCATGACGCCCGCCTTCAAATTCTGTTTCAAGCCACACCTTGGCTACTTCGCGGGCAAGTCCTGGCCCTATCACACGTTCTCCCATCGCTAAGATATTGCTGTCATTGTGCAAACGCGTAGCCTTAGCACTAAACGTGTCGTGACATAAAGCACAGCGAATACCTTGCACTTTATTAGCGGTGATACTCATACCGATGCCTGTACCACACACGAGAATCCCCCGATCAAACTCGCCGCTAGCCACTTTTTCTGCTACTGGGACGGCATAGTCAGGATAATCTACTGATTCTTCACACTCACACCCGAAGTCTTCGTATGATAACTGAAGTTCGTCAAGTAAGCCTTTTAATTCTTCTTTGATTTGATATCCACCATGGTCTGAAGCCAATGCAATTTTCAACTCTCTCACCTCTTCACCTTCATCTTCTATTTCATAGTATACCTTAAACATCCCTCAAAGGTCACAAAGGAAATCAACATGCGTGGCGGTTATTCATCCATGTGTTTGGCCTTAAGCTGTTCTAAGAGCGCATCAATCTCTTCCATCGTGAACTTATAAATATGATAGTCACCCCCAAAAGGGTCCATGATATTCACTTGTTCACAGTTTGGATCGACATACTTTTTTAACGGATAAATGGTGTCTTTTTTCTCAGGATACATGTCTTGCAGTATCGCTTGGTGGGCTGCTGTCATGGTTAGGATAAGGTCAGCCCATTCCATCAGTTCAGGGGAAACATTCTGAGATTGATGGTCGAGTTGAACCCCTTGTTCGGCTAGCAACCGTTGTACGTGTTCAGCTGCGGCTCCACCCTCGACGGCTGCAATCCCTGCAGATTGAACGTGAAATAGCTCCGGGGCTTTGTGACGCAGTAAGGATTCTGCTAAAGGGCTTCGACAAGTATTACCTGTACATACAAAGAGGATATGCTTCATGGTTCACTCCCTCATTTTTCTGTTAGCGTTATGACGTATGATACACATTTCTATTGTATCTATTCTACACTAAAAATTTCACGCCAAAAACAAGGAGCACGAACCCACCAAAAATTTCACTGTACTGTCCTATCCAACCGCCAACCTTACGCCCGATGAGTAATCCTAACGCTGTAAGAATTGACGCTGTTATACCGAATAAAGTGACCATGAGCCATAAACTAGCGGAAAACAAACCGAAAGGCAAACCGACAGAAAAAGCGTCTAGACTGACGCCAAATGCAAATAAGGCTATACCCGGTAGAGTGGTGTTTATAGAGGGTTCCTCGACGTCATCAAAAATAGATCCAAGGATCATATGTAAACCAATAAAAATAAGGATGATGCCCCCTATTGTCACAGCCAAACTACCCATATAGCCACTAAGGTACTGTCCAATAAGCGCACCTAGTAAAGGCATGAAAAAGTGAAACAAGCCGTTGATTATACTGATTTTTAACAAGTGCCTAAGCCGAATACCTCGCATTCCTAACCCAATGCTAACAGAGAAAGAATCCATGGCTAGGGCGAGAGATACAAATAGGAGTGTTAATAATTCGCCTAAAAAAATATCTGGCATGATCCATCCCCCTTGTCTCTCTCAAACATATGCATGGGATGTTTAAAAAAGTACAAGGGGTTAGGCTTGTTTGATATGACTTAAACCGGCGTTGTAAAAAGAATAGCGCCTTGAGGAGAGGATGGAATAGGCGGGACCACTAACGCTGTTACAGTTTAGAAGATGTAAAGTGAAAACGGTCTTAAGGGCAAGCTTCTAGAGACACTCGCCCCAACCACATGACTAACGTACGTCATGTACGCGCCCACCGGCAGCCTTAAGTAGACGATTCATGATGGCAGCTCCAATACCGTCCGTCGAGAAGCCTTCGCAAAAAATGAGGTCCACATGGGCAGCATCCATTTGTCGTAAGCCATCATAGATACGTCTAGCTACTGTGTGCAAATCCTCACGACTTCCAAGACTAATGACGAGGTCCGCTTCCGTGTAATCTTGCTCCCCATCATCCGTCGTTAAGACACCGACACGTGATCCCTCTCGTTTAAATTCTGTTATGTTTTGTTTGATATAGGCCCGCATTTTTGACGTACCGTTACGGTTATCTACAACCCAAAGTTCTCCCTCTGGAGCATAGTGCTTGTACTTCATACCGGGAGAAATAGGTTTAAAATCATGAGAAACATGCTCTGTAGTAGACATGCTTAACGCAGGGT
This portion of the Caldalkalibacillus salinus genome encodes:
- the upp gene encoding uracil phosphoribosyltransferase, translating into MAKVYVFDHPLIQHKLTYIRDKHTGTKEFRELVDEVAALMAYEITRDMPLQEVDVETPVEVCRSYRLAGKKLGLVPILRAGLGMVDGILKLIPAAKVGHVGLYRDPKTLQPVEYYVKLPSDVEERDFIVIDPMLATGGSAVEAIQSLKNRGANSIKLMCLIAAPEGIEKMEQAHPDVDIFVAGVDEKLNEKGYIVPGLGDAGDRLFGTK
- the glyA gene encoding serine hydroxymethyltransferase produces the protein MSILQEKDPDIFASIEDERKRQKEKIELIASENFVSESVLEAMGSIMTNKYAEGYPGRRYYGGCEHVDVAENLARERVKTLFGAEHANVQPHSGAQANMAVYFSVLEPGDTVLGMNLSHGGHLTHGSPVNFSGQLYNFVDYGVEEGTHRINYDDVLAKAKEHQPKLIVAGASAYPRVIDFQKLKDIADAVDAYLMVDMAHIAGLVATGEHPSPVPYADFVTSTTHKTLRGPRGGLILCKEAYAKKIDKSIFPGVQGGPLMHIIAAKAVAFKEALSPDFKAYAKQIVANAKHLAESLKKEGLNLVSDGTDNHLILLDVRSVNLTGKQAEHLLDEIGITCNKNTIPFDPESPFVTSGIRIGTAAVTTRGFVEADMQEIAEIMALTLKHPDDEQKQNEAATRVQQLTSRFPLYTTQPVS
- a CDS encoding TIGR01440 family protein gives rise to the protein MADQALRDELYHQTKQALEALHSQFPLQPHQLIVFGVSTSEVLGARIGTAGTEGVASAIFQAIANMQQQHGFQMAFQCCEHLNRALVVERHTALQRGYEEVTVVPVPQAGGAMASYAYHALSDPVMVEEVQAEAGIDIGDTLIGMHLKRVAVPIRSEIKSIGHAHVTMAITRPKLIGGARATYELVQERE
- the rpiB gene encoding ribose 5-phosphate isomerase B yields the protein MFKVYYEIEDEGEEVRELKIALASDHGGYQIKEELKGLLDELQLSYEDFGCECEESVDYPDYAVPVAEKVASGEFDRGILVCGTGIGMSITANKVQGIRCALCHDTFSAKATRLHNDSNILAMGERVIGPGLAREVAKVWLETEFEGGRHARRIQKVSDVEAR
- a CDS encoding low molecular weight protein arginine phosphatase yields the protein MKHILFVCTGNTCRSPLAESLLRHKAPELFHVQSAGIAAVEGGAAAEHVQRLLAEQGVQLDHQSQNVSPELMEWADLILTMTAAHQAILQDMYPEKKDTIYPLKKYVDPNCEQVNIMDPFGGDYHIYKFTMEEIDALLEQLKAKHMDE
- a CDS encoding manganese efflux pump MntP family protein; the protein is MPDIFLGELLTLLFVSLALAMDSFSVSIGLGMRGIRLRHLLKISIINGLFHFFMPLLGALIGQYLSGYMGSLAVTIGGIILIFIGLHMILGSIFDDVEEPSINTTLPGIALFAFGVSLDAFSVGLPFGLFSASLWLMVTLFGITASILTALGLLIGRKVGGWIGQYSEIFGGFVLLVFGVKFLV